A single window of Plectropomus leopardus isolate mb chromosome 12, YSFRI_Pleo_2.0, whole genome shotgun sequence DNA harbors:
- the LOC121951034 gene encoding sodium- and chloride-dependent GABA transporter 2-like codes for MEPVINPEKKPMKDDDNPNNPPSKSVKRGQWANKKEFILAVVGEIIGLGNVWRFPYLCFKNGGGVFLVPYVLFLFTCGMPIFFLELSLGQLTGQGGITCWRKICPLFEGLGYGSLVLMLYTVMYYIVILAWAFLYLFSSINTVLPWASCNNTWNTEYCVDYRTNHSSVGHDSQNATSSVEEFWQRRVLGLSQGIEEMGNIHWDLAGCLLLSWVVCYFCIWKGVKSSGKVVYFTATFPYVMMTALLIRGVTLPGAIDGIRFYLSPDPLRLADPQVWMDAASQILFSYAVCTGCLASMGSYNKYNNNCYKDAFALCLMNSTTSFVAGFAIFSVLGFMSYELGVDISTVAASGPGLAFIAYPRAVAMMPLPHVWAAFFFIMIIFLGLDSQFVNLEALVTSISDMYPSFFFIGHRRKLLLLVSCSLCLLIGLSMVTDGGLYVFQLFDYYACSGIPLVLFAILESVCIGWVYGADRFYDNITDMIGYSPMPYMKYCWRYITPCVSTGILLFSLVKFTPLRYNNTYQYPWWGHALGLFLALSSVIMTPLWFLYSLTGTSGTLRQRLKVVTTPADDLSRATLKKSVNSETCPFDKEHELCALNMTENN; via the exons ATGGAGCCAGTGATTAATCCAGAGAAGAAACCGATGAAAGACGACGACAATCCAAATAATCCTCCATCCAAGTCTGTTAAGAGAGGCCAGTGGGCCAACAAGAAAGAATTCATTTTGGCAGTTGTTGGAGAAATCATTGGTCTGGGCAATGTTTGGAGATTTCCATATCTATGCTTCAAAAATGGAGGAG GAGTGTTCTTGGTTCCATATGTTTTGTTCCTGTTCACTTGTGGGATGCCCATCTTCTTTCTGGAATTGTCTCTGGGACAGTTAACTGGTCAGGGTGGAATCACATGTTGGAGGAAAATATGTCCTCTCTTTGAAG GTTTAGGCTATGGAAGTCTAGTGCTGATGCTATACACTGTGATGTATTATATTGTCATCCTGGCCTGGGCATTCCTCTACCTCTTCTCCTCCATCAACACTGTACTCCCCTGGGCCAGCTGTAACAACACCTGGAACACAG AGTACTGTGTCGATTATCGAACAAATCATTCATCTGTTGGTCATGATTCTCAGAACGCAACTTCTTCAGTTGAAGAGTTCTGGCA GAGGAGAGTCCTGGGTCTGTCTCAAGGTATAGAAGAGATGGGAAATATCCACTGGGACCTGGCTGGATGTCTTCTGCTCAGCTGGGTTGTTTGTTACTTCTGTATCTGGAAAGGAGTCAAGTCCTCGGGAAAG gtcGTCTACTTCACAGCCACATTCCCTTATGTAATGATGACTGCTTTGCTGATTCGTGGTGTGACGCTGCCAGGAGCCATAGATGGTATTCGATTTTACCTCTCTCCTGATCCATTGCGTCTGGCTGATCCTCAG GTGTGGATGGATGCTGCAAGCCAAATATTATTCTCCTATGCTGTCTGCACGGGCTGTTTGGCATCTATGGGAAGctacaacaaatacaacaacaactgctacaa AGACGCATTTGCCCTGTGCCTGATGAACAGTACGACCAGCTTTGTTGCTGGCTTTGCAATATTCTCTGTCCTTGGCTTCATGTCCTATGAGTTGGGTGTCGACATCTCAACAGTGGCTGCATCAG GTCCTGGCCTGGCTTTTATTGCCTACCCTCGGGCAGTAGCAATGATGCCTTTACCCCATGTTTGGGCTGCCTTTTTCTTCATTATGATTATCTTCCTCGGACTGGACAGTCAG TTTGTGAATCTGGAAGCCCTGGTCACATCCATATCAGACATGTATCCATCCTTCTTTTTCATTGGTCATCGACGTAAACTACTCTTGCTGGTCTCCTGTAGTTTGTGCTTACTCATCGGACTCTCTATGGTCACTGAC GGAGGACTTTATGTGTTTCAGCTTTTTGACTACTACGCCTGCAGTGGAATCCCATTAGTACTTTTTGCCATTCTGGAGTCTGTTTGTATAGGATGGGTATATG GTGCTGATCGCTTCTACGATAATATTACGGACATGATTGGATATAGCCCCATGCCCTATATGAAATATTGCTGGAGGTACATCACTCCATGTGTATCTACA GGCATATTGCTCTTTTCGTTGGTCAAATTCACCCCTCTGAGGTACAACAACACCTACCAGTACCCCTGGTGGGGTCATGCCCTCGGGCTATTTCTTGCTCTGTCTTCAGTCATCATGACACCACTGTGGTTTCTCTACAGTCTGACTGGAACTTCAGGAACACTGAGACAG AGACTTAAAGTGGTGACAACTCCAGCAGATGATCTTTCCAGAGCAACACTTAAAAAATCTGTCAACTCTGAGACATGTCCTTTTGACAAGGAACATGAACTATGTGCTTTGAACATGActgaaaataactga
- the gadd45aa gene encoding growth arrest and DNA-damage-inducible, alpha, a, with the protein MYNMTFEELNGDYSQERMESVAKALEEVLTSALPQGCITVGVYEAAKSLNVDHDNVVLCILATDDEDVKDVALQIHFTLIQAFCCENDINILRVNNTRRLAEILGSGSKQSGGEPLDLHCVLVTSPHSTSWKDPALSKVNRFCRESRCMDQWVPIINLPEP; encoded by the exons ATGTACAACATGACATTTGAGGAACTTAATGGGGATTATTCTCAAGAAAG aatGGAATCCGTGGCGAAAGCTTTGGAAGAAGTCCTCACCTCTGCCTTACCACAGGGCTGCATCACAGTCGGGGTCTACGAGGCTGCCAAATCACTCAATGT AGACCACGATAATGTGGTTTTGTGCATCCTGGCCACTGATGACGAAGATGTGAAAGATGTGGCGCTGCAGATCCACTTCACCCTCATTCAGGCTTTCTGCTGTGAGAATGACATCAACATCCTGAGAGTCAACAACACCCGGCGCCTGGCAGAAATACTTGGAAGTGGAAGCAAACAGAGTGGGGGAGAGCCTCTGGACCTGCACTGTGTCCTGGTCACT agcCCACATTCTACATCATGGAAGGATCCTGCTTTGAGCAAAGTGAACCGTTTCTGCAGAGAGAGCCGCTGTATGGACCAGTGGGTGCCCATCATCAACCTGCCCGAACCATGA